One window from the genome of Choloepus didactylus isolate mChoDid1 chromosome 2, mChoDid1.pri, whole genome shotgun sequence encodes:
- the PIGC gene encoding phosphatidylinositol N-acetylglucosaminyltransferase subunit C — translation MCDQPVTNTKEARWQKVLYERQPFPDNYVDRRFLEELRKNIYARKYQYWAVVFESSVVIQQLCSVCVFVVIWWYMDEGLLAPHWLFGTGLASSLVGYVLFDLIDGGEGRKKSGRTRWADLKSALVFITFTYGFSPVLKTLTESVSTDTIYAMSVFMLLGHLIFFDYGANAAIVSSTLSLNMAIFASVCLASRLPRSLHAFIMVTFAIQIFALWPMLQKKLKACTPRSYVGVTLLFAFSALGGLLSISGVGAILFALLLVSISCLCPYYLIRLQLFKENIHGPWDEAEIKEDLSRFLS, via the coding sequence ATGTGTGACCAACCAGTAACTAACACCAAGGAGGCCAGGTGGCAGAAGGTCTTATATGAGCGACAACCCTTCCCTGATAACTACGTGGATCGGCGGTTTCTGGAAGAGCTCCGGAAAAACATCTATGCTCGGAAATACCAATATTGGGCTGTGGTGTTTGAGTCCAGTGTGGTGATACAGCAGCTGTGCAGTGTCTGTGTTTTTGTAGTTATCTGGTGGTATATGGATGAGGGTCTTCTGGCCCCCCACTGGCTTTTCGGGACTGGCCTGGCTTCTTCGTTGGTTGGCTATGTTTTGTTTGATCTCATTGATGGAGGTGAAGGGCGGAAGAAGAGTGGGCGGACCCGGTGGGCTGATTTGAAGAGTGCCCTGGTCTTTATTACTTTTACATATGGTTTTTCACCAGTGCTAAAGACCCTGACAGAATCTGTCAGCACTGACACCATCTATGCCATGTCAGTCTTCATGCTGTTAGGCCACCTCATCTTCTTCGACTATGGTGCCAATGCTGCCATTGTATCCAGCACACTGTCCTTGAACATGGCCATCTTTGCCTCTGTCTGCCTGGCCTCACGCCTGCCCCGGTCCCTGCATGCCTTCATCATGGTGACGTTTGCCATCCAGATTTTTGCCCTGTGGCCCATGTTGCAGAAGAAACTGAAGGCATGTACTCCCCGCAGCTATGTGGGGGTCACACTCCTTTTTGCGTTTTCAGCCTTGGGAGGCCTGCTGTCCATTAGTGGTGTGGGAGCCATACTCTTTGCCCTTCTGCTGGTTTCCATCTCATGTCTCTGCCCTTACTACCTCATTCGCCTGcagctttttaaagaaaacattcacGGACCTTGGGATGAggctgaaatcaaagaagacttgtCAAGGTTCCTCAGCTAA